The Pecten maximus chromosome 6, xPecMax1.1, whole genome shotgun sequence DNA window atacattgtacataatgaTAATTCTGTATAATTAAGTCAAGATATGATGTACATGAAAAGTTGTGATTTGACAGTTATGACATTAACTGCTAATATTAAGTCTCAGAAACAGTTCACTGAGATAATGTTTGATATAACATGCAGCTGGTATCACATATGTTATTGAGAAATACACAGtatatgaaattgatttaaacattgaaagttatttttttgacattttgtttttacaacTTCGTTAACAATAAACTGGCCAAATTTTGTCCTATTTATCTATGGTTTTGTAAAACATATcatcatttacatgtactgtgtaAATTTTAATCAGATTATGTCGTGACTCGTGGGGATATACTAGTGCCTACAGAAAGAAGCCCTCTGGCCTGACTTACAAACGCCTGTATCTCCTACTGGATGAGGCCAGTCTCACCTTCAACTTCGATCCTTTTGAGGTGAGCTATATCAGTATTGAATACTGAATAAAAAGGCAAATCTTCCAgcataaacaaaaataaagttGACATTTGTTTATCTAGTCTCACATGTTCATAGAGGAAACATCAGCATTACTGCTAAAAGATTCAGGTATGGTtgttaaaattatgatattaagactcatgttttgtaaatacatgtattaatgataaCTGATGTTAACCTATTATGCCTGATTGGGAAACTTTAGGGTGCAAGGTACCTGTTCCAACATGGCTTGCTGAATGATAATCCTATGGAGATAGCGAGGTTCCTTCATCACACAAAGAGGATCAGACCAGCCAGGAAAGAGAGAGTATCTGGACCAAAGGTCGGTAAAAAAGACGACTTCAAACTAAAGCAAAATGTACTGTTATATTAGTATTCTTCCTTCCATATTATCAATGTTCAACACACAAGTATACTTTTCCTGTTAAATTTGGCCCTGTTCTAAATGTGGCTCAAAGTTTCATTTGCAGTGACTTTGTTGTCATATTGCTTTTCTATATGCACCTCTTGATTTTCTTTTGAATGGATTctcattgtaaaaaaaaatgttatgtcTAGGAAGATGATTTTAAATGATGATATTCAAAATTCTGGTGCATTATCTTGTAGGAGAGATGCTCTATCAAAAATGGTGCAACTTCAGAATTTCGAAAACCAGTTTTTACCCAACGCTCTGAGGAACTTTTTTGGTGAAGTGTCAGCCCCTGACCAAAGGGGAGACTACCTCACAGATATCATTGAGAAGTTCTCTGAACGGTTCTGCAACTGTAATCCTCAACTGGGTCTTTCTAAAGGTACCTCTTCAAGTACTTTAGCCATATTTGACCTAGTCAGCCCAGACACCCCTATTAGTGCACTCCTGTCTTTTTTCAGTAAAAGAGGATGGGTGTGCTAAttgaaacattaaaatcaaTACAGGGGATTGGAGACACAACGTCCCAGAAGGTAGAGAGTTGTAGCAATCCAGACTAATCTGCATtggatacacatgtatacatgaggTCTCACCaaaaaatccaggtaatgagTGTGTAAAAACGGTGAGCCCAACATGGAGATTCATTCAATGGTCCGATTTATTGGAAAACGTTGTTGACATATTTTGGCTATAGGATAGTTGTCATCAGAACCTGAATCTGATGACAGCTACCCTATAGCGGAAACTTGTCAACAACACTCTCCAATAAATCGGACCATAGAATGAATCTCGTGTTGGGCTCACCGtttttacacacacatataaaacataaataccCCATTAGGTCTGCCAATATAATCTTTAGTCTTTAAACCAAAGACTGGATTTTTTTCAATAAGATGAAAGGTATAAATGTGAGTCGCTATTCTTCCACTGATTTTACATACAAAACTTACCCGTACATAGTTTTATTAAGCACAGTCATTTTGAGATTTTGCAAACATAATGTGCTTATTAGGTCAATAACAGTAGATGTAGAATACCAAGGAATGTTTTGGTTAAACTTAATTTTCAGTAGATTGTGTATGAAATACATGATCGAAGGAcataatattgttttgataaaatataatgttaaatgctaatacaatgtatgtgttaatAGTGTTGACTTAATGGTGAAAATGAAAAAGTGTTTTTGTATTGGCtttctgtaaaacaaagactGCTTTGATTTCCCCTTATTGAGACAATAGTAAAGAGCAACAAGCCAAATCGTTATTCATTGACCTAGGGTTTACATGTATGATTGGGGTATTGACTGTcatataaacctgtatatataaatctcaACAGCAGCATGTATTACTGTGTATATTTAATAAGTTTAGTTGTTAAATTTATTcatgaaattcaaaacatttcccACTTTATTccttttataaataaaaatcttCATATGAAACTTTCCAGATTAATACTCAGTATCAAGTGTATGTAAATGAAAACTTTTAGCCACTACATATGTTTGATCTTGGTGATTTTCCCCTCTATTTACAGATGCAGTGTTTGTCTTGTGTTTCTCTCTCATCATGCTGTCAGTTGATCTCGCCAGTCCTcatgttaaaaacaaaatgtccaaGCGAGAGTTTATCCGGAACACTCGGAGGGCAGCGGAGGGTGTAAGTGATGACCTGGCTGGTCATCTATATGACAATATTTACCTGATTGGTCATGTCGCAGTGGAAGACAGATAACATCAACAATTGTGCTCTAGTGTTTAAAGGTCGGGCTATGTTGTACAAGATAAATTGTTACCATGACATGGTGTTACTTAAGACAAATGTTAATATCAGGAGTGTGCAGAGAAAATTCCTTGTTTCAGTTTGTTTTCCATAACAGGAAACATAACATAATATCTTAATATAGAAATGTCAGAGGAAACATCTTCCTTTCATTTAGATCTGATTAGAATGTAAGGCACTCTTTTGTTTTTACAAGAACGAAATATGAAAAGAATATGTAATGTCAACAGATCACTACTGTGAGGCTAACACTTTATATTACTCAGATGCTTTAATGTAATTCCTTGGTAAAATATAAGAAGT harbors:
- the LOC117329296 gene encoding LOW QUALITY PROTEIN: F-box only protein 8-like (The sequence of the model RefSeq protein was modified relative to this genomic sequence to represent the inferred CDS: deleted 1 base in 1 codon): MGQTLRRLQELDRLGYCGPTDLTDTEDPINTPHRCKKNQTDPVITRFPNIENLPPELSLNILSHLNATDLCLAACVWENLANDEILWLGLCRDSWGYTSAYRKKPSGLTYKRLYLLLDEASLTFNFDPFEGARYLFQHGLLNDNPMEIARFLHHTKRIRPARKREYLDQRRDALSKMVQLQNFENQFLPNALRNFFGEVSAPDQRGDYLTDIIEKFSERFCNCNPQLGLSKDAVFVLCFSLIMLSVDLASPHVKNKMSKREFIRNTRRAAEGVSDDLAGHLYDNIYLIGHVAVEDR